The Aquificaceae bacterium genome contains the following window.
CAGCGCCGAGCCTCTTAGAGGCTATTGCCAGTATACCGGTGCCAGTTCCCACGTCCAGCACAGACCAGCCATGTTGAAGGTATTCCTGAAGCATCTGGAGACACAGGCGCGTTGTGGCATGAAGCCCAGTGCCAAAGGCAGCCCCCTGCCTCACCACCACAGGCTTTAGCCAAGAGGGAAGAACCATTATGTTCCCTATCCTTTTTGCCCTGAAGGCTCTCTCCGGCGGTATTATTTCCACCTCAAAAACCTCTACAGGCTCAAGACCCTCATAGGGTTCATAAAGTGCAAACTCCACAAAGGATTCACCCTCTGCAAGGACCTCCACGCCCTTCCCGTATTCTAAAAGGAACTGGTAGAAGTCCTCCGGCTGCAACCTGTAGACATACTTAGTGTG
Protein-coding sequences here:
- a CDS encoding 50S ribosomal protein L11 methyltransferase, whose translation is MKTHTKYVYRLQPEDFYQFLLEYGKGVEVLAEGESFVEFALYEPYEGLEPVEVFEVEIIPPERAFRAKRIGNIMVLPSWLKPVVVRQGAAFGTGLHATTRLCLQMLQEYLQHGWSVLDVGTGTGILAIASKRLGAGRVLAIDTDPVAVEECRHNAEENCVEVNCVQAGPADVKEKFDMLVANLELEIFKREIPHINNLYTKVGIFSGLFGKEELEAFLEFLGLKPAKIKKLENWYCVVVRP